The DNA window GCGTCCAAATCGGATTCTTTCGCGGAAGCCACATGGTATCGTCCATGGCCTCCACCCACCGATGATCGTATAGGGGCATTCCGCACATCATGTACTTGGCGCAGTCGGATGTCATGTTGACCAGGCCGGTGAGATCCACATCGGAGTCCTGCAACGGGGTAACTCCGCGACGATCCTGGAAACTGAACAGATATCCGGACTCATCCTTGCTGACGGTTCCATCGTACTCGTAGAACACACGGCGCACTTGCTGCAAATTATCAGGATATTAGTGGTACACTTGGTTTTAGTCACTAGATTTTAAACCCACCAAGTAGGGAACTCGCTGTACGTTGGTCTTGGCGCGGTACGGGAATCCGATATCAGAGGAACTGGCGATGGTGACAGCGGCTGCGGCCACGGAAAACAGGGTGAGAAGAACGAGTCCTGATCGGCGGGACATGTTAATCAGTAAAATCTGGGGGTTAAGAGCAATATTTTAGCTTGGGTAAAAAGTCGGTTCAATGATGgcttaccaggaaacccatgGATAGTATGGTTCCCAGGGCAGTCAAAGCTCCAATGATCAAGTCTGGATTGGTACCCCTTAAAATTGAAGAATTTGCATCAAAATTCACAGATTAAGATTCAAGTTAGACTACTTACAGTCCAAAGCGACCCATCATTGGCGTGAGTATCACAACGAAGGTATAGAAGAGGTAGCTGTTATACAGGAACGGAGCCATCTGGACCATCTTCAAGATGCCCGTCCAGGCAAACCCGCGGTCGTGCATGGTGGTAAGGAGATTGAAGGCCAAGGGCAGGACGTAGAAAACGAGAGTCTATGTTAGAACGTAGGTGGTCCGCAGACCATAGTAATTGATGCCAATGCAGAGAACCGAAAGGACGGCAGCGTGACCATGAAGTGCCAGTTGAACTTGTTGGGCGAATGCAATCTTCTCCTGTTCAGGTGTGAACGGGTTAGCTTTATGGGGTACGACTTGGTATATCCCATCAACTCACATAATTCTTCAGCTTCAGATAGATGAAACTGGGCAGTGCCAGTCCCAGGAGACTAGGGCACACGTATAGGCCGACCAAAAGCGATGGAGTGGCGAAATAGCTGAGGGAGTATCCGTATTTGTCTAGGCCATAGGCCACCAAAAGAGGAAGGGCCAGACCCAGAACAAAGGCTATCACCTGGACGACTAGAACCAAGACGAAGGAGCTCAGGACCTGTTCGGAGCTGACACTCGACGTATCCGCCATGCGCAGCAAGGATACATAGACCAGGATAATGGCGGCTGCAGCCACGGCGTAGTTAAGCTTCACACCTGTGTCGGCCGAGTAGCTAATAAAATACAGCCCCAGGACATCAAAGAAGATGGTGTTTCCACTTGGGTTGGCCTGATAAGGACAAGAGGATTTTCAAAGTCACTTAAAAGAGCGGCACCACTAGTACAGAATAACCTACGCTGGGATAAAGCAACTCAGTGGCATTAGAAAGGGTGCGAACCAATCCGAGAAGATTGTCTCCTGTGTTCTGAAGAGCCGCCCTGGGGATCACATCAATGCGATCGTACTTAGTGTGGTACACGAATCCATTGATGCACTGCCCAATATCCAGTCCTGCCAGTGAAAACGATCatatttgataaaaaacaatcaatTGTTAGCTTAGCTCAccaacaaggtttccgtattCAACGAAAATATCAAAGTCTGTGTAGGATGGCACAAGTCCAGTTTGAAAGATTTCCTCAGCCATggtggtggaaaaataatgcTTGGCGCTCTGCTTGTATACCTGGGTGATGTGGTGTCGAAAAATAAGATTATAAACACTTCCTAaaggaaatacaaatattCTTACATTGACCAGCCATGGGTTGCTTGGACCCGACTGGAACATGAGTTCGCGGCCTCCACTTCCAGCTGCATCCAGGTTGATAACAGCCCTGAAAGATACAGCTGTCATAAGCCTTGTGGACCTTGGTTACGCGAGCTTCTTGAACCTACTTGCAGTTTTTTGCCCACTTGTGGTAGGCAATGAATCCGTGGGATGCCTGCAGCGAATTCTCCTCGGACCCGTTGATCAGGAAGACAATGGGGTGCTCGAACGATTGCCTGGATGACGAGATCACTCGCAACACCTCTAGGATGGAGACCACCATGTGCCCATCATCGCCGGTTGAAGGACTGGTGGGCTGGGAGTCAAAGTGGCTGTTGACCAGGATGTAGTTTTCGCTGGTGGTGCCCTTGGGAGTGAGCTTAACCACGACGTTCTGGATGCCCTGATACATGTTGACCAGATTCCACTTTACATACGCACCGTAGGCATGCTGCAAGTCGATTTCCATGTCGAAGAGGTCCTCCTGAATGTTCGCCTTGATCAGATTCAGTTCTTTAAGCAGGAACTGCACAGTCTTATGCTCGTTTCCATCGCTGCCGACCACCTTGGTGCCAATGGCTTCGAAATCATAGAGATTGGCCTGGGCACGCTCGGCTATGAAGACACCTTTTGAGACATCCTCTACTGTGAGAGGTTCGGGCAGACGGTAGAAGAGGGGCTTCACAACCGCAACGAAAAGCAGTCCCCAGAACAGGACAATGCCGCCGGCAAAGTACCAGGGAAGTTGAAGAGGTTCTTTTGCGTTTTTACCATGCTTTCTGGAGAACGATTTGATTCCGTCCTCGACGGGTTCGTCCAAAATCTGAAGAACGGAACCAAGGAacatatttagtttatttactCATGTACTTTTAACGACAGTTCTTACGAGTTTGTCCTTGTCGCCCATCGTTGTACTGCCGTCTATGCCCCACTTGCGAAATGGGAGTCAAAACTAGACAGACTTGTCCCGCTTATTCAGAGCTTTTATATACCAGAAGTAGTCACCAATTTTATCAGTCGTATCTTTAATTGTTTGTAGTATGAACCTTTTTTATATGCCCTATTCAAATACTACTCAACAACTTAAAGCAGCGAGGGTCGCTCCAAAAGAACCAGCACGTTGAAGGTCTGTTTAGATTTGCTTTCGAAATATCGCATCGTTCGTACTATGTTATGAATGGATAAGTTTCAATGTAAAATAGGTAAGGCATTTGTATAAACCCATAAAGAAATATGCTATTCTTTGTCTCCTCAATAATACTAATTATTTTAGTTGGTGGGTTTTGTTAACCTATATTCGTAATTGCTTGAACTGCTCTTAAAAGGGCAACGCATTTTATGGTGGGTTATAACCGTAAAGCTTGAGAATATAGCCGATAGCTGAAATCTGATAGCCCAAGCCATTtcgattttttctttcttGAAGATAAGAAATGATTTGGGGACCAAACTGAAGTTGTTACCAAGTACACGGGCGCCATgggaaaacaattatttcttACTTATACCCAAGGCATCGAAGTGCTTTATTGTAGGTAAATTCAATCTTCGCGACATAATTTATTGGTTCATAAAGTGGCTTGTTTAACTCGGCACACGCGCTTGATAATGAAATTAATAATCGTCGATGATACCATATctgtttaattgaaaattaccattttattcatatccaacAAATATCTAAATCCTTTACTTgtggtttttattaaatgtatcTTTTCTTTAGgtataaatttactttttctaactcttattttctttttttgacaTCCCTAAtgtaactttattttttaacatatgttTTGGTGGTCATTTACAGGCTAGGGGACTTCTGTATAATCAAGATCAAACCATTCTACTTGCACGGCGTAGTCGGGAAAAGACTTGGCAAATTTCTGGCTCAGCTGATCACCCTGGTCGCCAATAAAGTGGGCGCACACATCCAACTGGAAAAGAGGCACTTTAAAGTCCCCATTAGATTTCTATAGGGgaaaatcattataattattgcGGGAAAGTTATTTACAAGAATGGAAAACCGAGAGTTCGGTGAAAAAGGATAATGGCGATCTGTTGTTGCCGTATGAGAAGTAAACATAAACAGGTAATTTGCTGTCCAATGTACTTGATTGGGAAGGACCAGTTGGTAATGTTCACGTCCTCGTATGGTTGGAAAAACAGACTGGTGTGATCGGTCGTATTAATCGTGAGCTTGAACCGCACACTGAACCGGAAAGTAAGTATAAAAACTGGGAAATCTTTAGTTGAAACCCACTTGCCAAGGCGCCCCATCGTAGCAATCATCGTCTGCACTAGGGTATACAGCAGAAAGCTGTTGTACAGAAAGCCAAAAATTTGTAGGATAACCACTGCTCCTGTCCAGGAAATTCCTTGGTCGTGCAGAAGCATAACCAGATTGATAGCCAGGTTCAGATTACCGGAACCGCCTGTATAAGGGCGTGAGCATGAAGAATCATGTGTAGTCGTTGGCGAAAATAAGTTTTGCTCTGAACGGACATATTCACCTACAAGTCTCTGGAAAACTAATGAGTGTACTTTACTTACGTGTCGTGGAACGCCCAGAAAAATGAAGGGCGGCAAAATCAAGCCGAAAAGACATGGGCATACATACAATCCGAACATCAACTCCTTTGCGCTAAAGTAAGTAAGACTCAAGCCCCTACTATCGAAATATTTTGCAATCCCTATGGGCAGACCTAAGCCCAGGGCAACGGCCAGGATTTGTACGATTAAAATCAGAACGAACCAGAACATCATAAAATAATTGGTAGACACGTCCGATTGGTTTGCCATGCGACCCAGGGATAAGTAGATAAGCAGTACGGCCGCTATAGCCACAGATAGGTTTAGAATAATGTCAGTCTTGTTAGTGTAGTTTATGAAAAACAGTCCCAAGacgtcaaaaaacaccgatgGTCCCTGTTCGTAGTCCTATAAAGGGAGTAGAATTGTTATAAGTCATGTTAGGACCAAGATAAGGGGACATACCGCGGTGTTTCGTAGCTCCGTGGCATTGGATAGGGCGCGCACCAAACTGAGAACGTTTTCACCCATGCTCTGAACAGAATCAGGTGGGATAATGTCAAAGGTATCGTACTTGGTGTGGTAGGTATAGCCGTTGATGTTCTGAGCCAAGTCCAAACCTAAGAAAGAACGTTATAGGGAAAAATGTTTAGTTTTCACTCAAGCCTACCTATGAGGTTTCCACGTTTTCCTGGTGTAGGACATCACTCGCAGCACCTCCAAGATTATGGCCACCATTTGACCTGCGCCGCCGGCGGAAGGACTTGTTGGCTTGGAATCGAAGTGACTGTTGACCAGGAGGTGCAGTTCTTCGGACTTACCTTCACAACTATGTTTTGCACTCCCTGATACTTGTTCACCATTGTCCAGTGAATGTACGATCCCGATACCTCCTGAAGATCAACTTCCATGTCGAACAAGTCGTCCAAGACCTTCTGCTCGATCAAAGCCAGTTCATTCATTAGGAACTGGACAGTTTTAACTTCGTTATTTTCGCTGCCAACTACTTTGGGTCCGATTTTGACTAGATTATATAGGTTATCCATGGCCCGTTGGGCAATAAAAACGCCCCTGGAGGCATCCTCAATGGTTTTGGGACCCGGAACGCGATGGAACTACGACTGACAGAAAAAGAAGCAGCCGAAACAGGAAAAACCCACTGGCCAAAAAAAACAGGCCCCTCTGGGGTTCCGCAATCGTTTACTCAGCTTTTTGCCGGATGTCTTGAACgcctgaaattaaaatattttgaaaaacagttgcgctaaacttttaaaagagttttagtAGATCTTCGATATCACTAGCACGAATCTCCTTCTAAAATGCGACTGGTGATCAGTTCCCAATGGTAACTGCTTTTATAAACTTCAAACCTCACACATAATTGATTTCATATCTAGATATGATGGCCGTTATTGTGATGGCTAGTTTATGTATGGATATCAAGAAATATTAAGATACTTAAAGCGTTTTGATTTTATAGGGTCTTAAAGAGATGTGTAAAAGTGCAAACCGTTCTGGTTCCATTATCTAGAAACCATTTAAGTAATCTCCCCACTTCAAGCTGTCCGATAAATGTACAcatgcattttttaaattgaccTTTTGAAGTGCAAAAACTACCCTCACTTTCAAGCAACTGATTTATGAGATAATAACCATAATTTCATTAATGCTGTTATCAAACAATAAACTTTTCCTCGATTGGGTGGAGAAGCTTTTTAGTTTTAGACCCAGCTtagaaatgtaaaatatataacaccTACCTCTGATAGGAAATCCATATTGACAAATTTATGTCTTCTTGTTCTATTGCCTGGCGTGCTGACTCTTACTCGTTCGTACAGTCATTAACTAGTCAGCAGATTCTTTTGTGGAAACCCCCTTTTTTGACGTTGTTTTCGGTGTTGAGAGTTTGTGCTTATATAACAGTCAACAGTTAAGAGTGATATTGTATCACTTTTGTTTGTATCTCGCACTGAGCAGCtacttttcatattttattttgtcgaATGTGTAcatatttacaaacattttgtATTGTTAACGAACATTACTCgatgtttttgtttatgcATCGGAATTTATGCGGTTTACGATCACATGTGGCTCTCCCTGTATCTCTGATCGATTGGCATGCAAATATGCAAAATCGGTGCTGCCATCTCGGCTATTTTTTGATTCGTGttaatggtaaaatatattttttatttacccacatttaacaaatgaaaaacattttttttttatatatataaactttcTATATACTAcccacatttttatttttatagctttctggcttttgttttaaatgatttccttatattttaatattgatatagtttgttttatttgtatttacttaagaTGATTATGAGCTTAATTTGAATGTTCATTCCGTTAACTAAAATTAACTgtccaaaacaaaaattactGTTAAGTGTATATCGATAACAAACTTATCGCGCCTAACAGCACTGCGCGCCAACCGGGTGCCCAGTGTACCAAactttgaattaatttaaacctAACTGACAATTCACTTTTCCGCTTTCCTTCAATTGATTTGACATTTATTTTcgtaatttaaaagaaaaatgtatacgTTGAATTCTTTGGTATGGttaaacaacaaaatattcTGTTATTTCTTGAGCGTTTGTTAgtcaatgtttttttttccaaacaccaataataaattatataactcgttgtttaaagtttattaacttttttaacatGTTTATTAGCAATGAAAACTTAGAAAATGAACCGCTGATATGAGGCTGGCCATTCCACTAGTGCAGCAAAAGTTGGAAGCTGACTGGCAAACTCTTGACTGATCGCATCGCCTTCATTTCCAATGGAGTGGGCACCTACTCCCAACTGGGTTACGGGTACATTGAAATCTCCATCGAGTTTCtgaaaaaaagttaataatttTGTGTACATATACGCTGTGAATTAACCCGGTACTTACCCAAAAATCAATATAGAAAGTCAATGGTAGAATGTTCTTGCCACTGGAGTAGTAAAGGTGATAGGTCGTCTGCTGCCCAATGTAAGCCAAGAGTAGGGACCAGTTCACTATGGTCACATCCTCCTCTGGCTGGATAAAAACGCTGGTGTGATCCGTAGTAGTTGTGTTGAATTCGTAGCGCATTGTATTGTTTCCCAGGTCCGTCTTAGCCACAAGCTCAAGAACCGGTACAAATGGGGGAACGATTTCTGCCTCCCGTGGCAGCCACATGATCTGCTCACGATTCTTCACCCACCGGTGGTCGTAAAGAGGATAGCCGCACATCATGACCTTGTCACAGTCCGCCGCGATGCTAACCAAGCCGGTCAGATTTACCTTCGAGTTCTCCAAGGGAGCCGGTCCCCGGCGATCCTGGAAGTTGAACAGATAGCCGGACTCATCCTTGACAACAGTGCCATCGTACTCGTAGAAGGTTCGCCGCACTTGCAGGTAAGGTAGTCGCTGAACGTTGGTCCTTGGTCGATAGGGAAAACCAATTTGGGTGGACGTAGCCGTGTAAATGGTCACAGCACTTATGGCCAAAAGGCTAAACAAGATCAGACTGGGTCGTCGGAACATGTTAATTAGGGGAATCTAGAAAGAGACGAGTCTTAGATATGGAAATCGTTTAGAGGTAACCTTCTacttaccaggaaacccaaggctAAAATGGTTCCTAAAGCGTTTAAGGCTGAGATAATCAAGTCCGGATTGGTGCCCCTACAAAAGTATTAATGGTTAAGTAATCCCTGGTAAAGCAACAAAACTTTCCGATCTCACCTGCCGAA is part of the Drosophila biarmipes strain raj3 chromosome 2R, RU_DBia_V1.1, whole genome shotgun sequence genome and encodes:
- the LOC108026886 gene encoding LOW QUALITY PROTEIN: endoplasmic reticulum metallopeptidase 1-like (The sequence of the model RefSeq protein was modified relative to this genomic sequence to represent the inferred CDS: substituted 1 base at 1 genomic stop codon), which gives rise to MGDKDKLILDEPVEDGIKSFSRKHGKNAKEPLQLPWYFAGGIVLFWGLLFVAVVKPLFYRLPEPLTVEDVSKGVFIAERAQANLYDFEAIGTKVVGSDGNEHKTVQFLLKELNLIKANIQEDLFDMEIDLQHAYGAYVKWNLVNMYQGIQNVVVKLTPKGTTSENYILVNSHFDSQPTSPSTGDDGHMVVSILEVLRVISSSRQSFEHPIVFLINGSEENSLQASHGFIAYHKWAKNCKAVINLDAAGSGGRELMFQSGPSNPWLVNVYKQSAKHYFSTTMAEEIFQTGLVPSYTDFDIFVEYGNLVGLDIGQCINGFVYHTKYDRIDVIPRAALQNTGDNLLGLVRTLSNATELLYPSANPSGNTIFFDVLGLYFISYSADTGVKLNYAVAAAAIILVYVSLLRMADTSSVSSEQVLSSFVLVLVVQVIAFVLGLALPLLVAYGLDKYGYSLSYFATPSLLVGLYVCPSLLGLALPSFIYLKLKNYEKIAFAQQVQLALHGHAAVLSVLCIGINYYGLRTTYVLTXTLVFYVLPLAFNLLTTMHDRGFAWTGILKMVQMAPFLYNSYLFYTFVVILTPMMGRFGLGTNPDLIIGALTALGTILSMGFLILLINMSRRSGLVLLTLFSVAAAAVTIASSSDIGFPYRAKTNVQRVPYLQVRRVFYEYDGTVSKDESGYLFSFQDRRGVTPLQDSDVDLTGLVNMTSDCAKYMMCGMPLYDHRWVEAMDDTMWLPRKNPIWTPAEPILELRNKTLLADGKTIRFQFNLNCTDHTSIFIHPNEDVTVSSWSFLEEYLATNSPPYHIYYSFGIDDTPLDFSIDLTKSDADFNVPLFELGVSAHYMHVDGDAEAVQFSKTFPDYAVTIQWPAIYKKYQF